Proteins co-encoded in one Brassica rapa cultivar Chiifu-401-42 chromosome A02, CAAS_Brap_v3.01, whole genome shotgun sequence genomic window:
- the LOC117131957 gene encoding uncharacterized protein LOC117131957: MDYWKSHRTLKCAREIDEDTPECGFELLPSYLYMIRRANPNTVTRLQIDELGRFMYVFLAFCASVNGFPFMRKVVVVDGTFLNGKYKGTLLTALAQDGNFQIFPIAFAVVDTENDDSWNWFFTQLKVLIPYQEGLAIISDRHNSIGNAVTNVYPLAARGICTYHLYKNTLGRYKGKDVFRLVKKAARCFRMSDFDMIFEEIEALNPDLHGYLERADVRLWTRVYFPGERYNLMTTNIAESMNRALSHARGLNIVRILEPIRVMMTRWFAERRVYARSQSTTLTRGVEKLLQGRVSASRDWTVQRIDDHHTEVKYGAAGESLNVVNLVERKCTCRRFDVEKIPCVHAIAAAEERNVSRISLCSPYYKSTYLASAYAESVMPVDSALPLPDNVANVQCFPPFIRQQPGRPKKNRMKSALEVALANKRPRKEHICSRCSQSGHNARTCPI; encoded by the exons ATGGATTATTGGAAATCACACCGGACGCTTAAATGTGCAAGGGAAATCGATGAGGACACACCTGAGTGTGGTTTTGAACTCTTGCCTTCTTACTTATACATGATAAGAAGGGCAAATCCGAATACAGTTACGCGTCTTCAAATCGATGAGCTTGGAAGATTCATGTATGTGTTTCTTGCGTTTTGTGCGAGCGTTAATGGGTTTCCTTTCATGCGCAAAGTTGTTGTCGTCGACGGTACGTTTCTTAATGGTAAATATAAAGGGACGCTACTCACAGCACTAGCTCAGGATGGTAACTTTCAGATTTTTCCAATAGCCTTCGCAGTGGTTGACACTGAAAATGATGATTCGTGGAATTGGTTTTTTACGCAACTAAAAGTGTTGATTCCTTACCAGGAGGGTCTTGCGATAATATCAGATAGGCATAACTCGATAGGGAATGCAGTTACAAATGTGTATCCGTTAGCTGCTCGTGGAATATGCACCtatcatttgtataaaaatacaTTGGGACGGTACAAAGGAAAAGATGTATTTCGGCTGGTGAAGAAAGCGGCGAGATGTTTTAGAATGTCTGACTTTGATATGATTTTCGAGGAGATTGAAGCACTTAATCCTGATCTCCACGGCTACCTCGAAAGAGCTGATGTCAGACTGTGGACACGTGTTTATTTCCCGGGCGAGAggtacaatttgatgactacGAACATAGCGGAATCAATGAACAGAGCATTATCGCACGCTAGAGGTCTTAACATTGTTCGAATATTGGAACCGATACGGGTTATGATGACCAGATGGTTTGCTGAACGAAGAGTATATGCCAGATCGCAGTCAACCACACTCACGCGCGGTGTGGAGAAACTATTACAA GGACGTGTAAGTGCCTCCCGGGATTGGACGGTTCAAAGGATTGATGACCATCACACTGAAGTTAAATATGGCGCTGCTGGCGAGTCTTTGAATGTTGTTAATTTGGTTGAGCGAAAGTGCACATGTCGGCGTTTCGATGTCGAGAAAATACCATGTGTACACGCAATCGCAGCTGCAGAGGAAAGAAATGTTTCTCGTATATCACTGTGCAGTCCTTACTATAAAAGCACTTATTTAGCTAGCGCATACGCTGAATCGGTCATGCCGGTTGACTCAGCGCTACCTCTTCCAGATAACGTGGCTAACGTACAGTGCTTTCCACCGTTTATTCGTCAACAACCGGGAAGACctaaaaaaaataggatgaaatCTGCTTTAGAAGTTGCACTTGCAAACAAACGTCCTAGGAAAGAGCACATATGTTCTCGTTGCAGTCAAAGTGGACATAATGCGAGAACTTGTCCGATATAA
- the LOC117131839 gene encoding uncharacterized protein LOC117131839: MLNPIMEEAIDFRQKMSQTDLPLALLGSSDENKVIKQVVDDWNEVDIKCISEIYLAVEAESCKIVCTIEAIDTDWGWFYFGCNRHNRRTTRVGRKGGGKMVESEKPVFYCDVCRANTTDVSPK; this comes from the exons ATGCTTAACCCAATCATGGAGGAAGCTATTGACTTTAGACAGAA GATGTCGCAAACTGATCTTCCCTTAGCTCTTTTGGGTAGCAGTGATGAAAATAAGGTTATCAAGCAAGTAGTTGATGACTGGAATGAGGTTGACATTAAGTGTATTTCTGAGATATATCTTGCTGTTGAG GCTGAGAGCTGCAAAATCGTCTGTACAATAGAAGCCATAGACACGGATTGGGGTTGGTTCTATTTTGGATGTAACAGGCACAATCGACGTACGACCAGAGTTGGTAGGAAGGGCGGTGGTAAGATGGTTGAATCTGAGAAGCCAGTATTCTATTGTGATGTGTGTCGTGCAAACACAACTGATGTCTCACCCAAGTAA
- the LOC117131838 gene encoding uncharacterized protein LOC117131838: MSSLTVAQFTTELRDLSVVFFILFLNDYTAFLFFFIISVIYPLHLSHMVMDPVIIVSGKWIMKKRYVFNVDSRGCRVLHLDDKTKLEDFTKSVIDDYGLNDLKVHILLSYMFSNKTLKTMAHNTPPVYVSNTRQLQCFLSLKKSEQLRLCVEITEKKDDSSDVEASEEEASEEDASEEEALEEEAIEVESIENGSYDGCSLEDEQDEIENDCFSNVEIHDVAGEDEIGKENEEDDEFKSRFDMFDDSDGASSEDDNFSTYGEYPIEEDEDSPTLPYKKRYQNFLMSESKGNLEVLKLEMSSLDLAVGQRYLTKKHLKRRLKLFTVRHQFDFDVEISNLTTYVVKCWVDGCTWRVRASTEGLSPQFYIRIYDSDDACSVTERSNRSRNATPDILGELYKNFLGDVGPAVRPESVGIAITKQFGVKVIMLQRLSYGRV; encoded by the coding sequence ATGTCATCACTAACGGTCGCCCAATTTACAACTGAGTTACGAGACCTTTCAGttgtcttcttcatcttatttttgaatgattacacagcctttcttttcttcttcatcatctcagTTATCTatcctcttcatctttctcatatGGTAATGGATCCCGTTATTATTGTTTCCGGTAAATGGATTATGAAAAAACGATATGTATTCAACGTCGACAGTAGAGGGTGTAGAGTTCTTCATTTAGATGATAAAACTAAACTTGAAGATTTCACAAAGTCTGTCATCGACGATTACGGTTTGAATGATTTGAAGGTTCATATTCTGCTTAGCTACATGTTTTCGAATAAAACATTGAAAACAATGGCGCACAACACTCCACCAGTTTACGTGTCCAACACTCGACAATTGCAATGTTTTCTAAGCTTAAAGAAAAGCGAACAACTACGTCTCTGTGTGGAGATTACAGAGAAAAAGGATGACAGCTCAGACGTagaagcttcagaagaagaagcttcagaagaagacgcttcagaagaagaagctttagaAGAAGAAGCTATAGAAGTTGAGTCTATAGAGAATGGGAGTTACGATGGTTGCAGTTTGGAGGATGAACAAGATGAAATTGAGAATGACTGCTTTAGTAACGTTGAAATACACGACgtagccggagaagatgaaataggcaaagaaaacgaagaagatgatgaatttaAAAGTCGATTTGATATGTTCGATGACTCGGACGGTGCGTCATCTGAAGATGATAACTTCAGCACATACGGTGAGTATCCtatcgaagaagacgaagattcACCAACGCTACCTTACAAGAAGAGATATCAGAACTTCTTGATGAGCGAATCTAAAGGGAATCTGGAGGTTTTGAAGTTGGAGATGTCGTCGTTAGACCTTGCGGTAGGACAACGATACTTGACTAAAAAGCATTTGAAGAGACGACTGAAACTTTTTACAGTGAGGCAtcaatttgattttgatgtaGAAATATCAAACCTGACAACATACGTTGTTAAGTGTTGGGTTGATGGATGTACATGGAGAGTTCGTGCATCTACCGAAGGATTGTCCCCGCAGTTTTATATTCGTATTTACGACTCGGATGATGCATGTTCTGTAACTGAGCGTTCTAATCGATCTCGAAATGCAACACCGGATATTTTAGGAGAGTTGTACAAGAACTTTCTCGGCGACGTTGGTCCGGCCGTTCGCCCTGAGAGTGTCGGAATAGCTATCACTAAGCAGTTTGGTGTAAAGGTAATTATGTTACAACGGCTGAGTTATGGTAGAGTATAG